One segment of Ziziphus jujuba cultivar Dongzao chromosome 12, ASM3175591v1 DNA contains the following:
- the LOC107429133 gene encoding WPP domain-interacting tail-anchored protein 2 isoform X1: MLDLRKVKVANLPSHKNSDMATEDNDIGDINVESPSTGMLELETFMNVLTKVDLDLGFSSEKLVNLHVLLITLLAQENDLEAMAVGNNYVSADFIEKALVFNLSSGILDSEVRELDSFMDSAEAEIFDAHQKISSCRHLREIYTTMEKKLHDSEESFIQSRNHILEMKLQSAKLQRTALAFAHDNWKTDIDPELSETGLLSNVNAKSNLQMAGQQRHILRMLEKSLARELDLEKKLIESRQGEEELKLKLHYKEQIAFHMEEAAEVVWGRFLEADNSAEVLRGVSKELVGQLHLVHFHLNSLIQRENDLKSKLQDSIEELKGKETALEKLKSSNEENSANNAELSSLREKVKFLEEKLKASEIQLKDANSTNKSSQEKLAEMESIIDSLRESIYMADTRAESAELKVAELTGSNVEITEELNFLKGSASKAEKKVGGLEKQLREAEIQLQHAKLSSEASQEQQNMLYSAIWDMETLIEDLKSKVAKADNKNESAESIALSETNLKLNKELSILRARMGYLETSLDQVNTAKFARANEINVRTKFIMDMVMQLAVERERIQKQLHALTKENKVLTEKLCKTMVCNNEDGDSNASCAKSSLQTVAESLGNSYQVDESSQDPVPCDNSVKDSVSVNSDASTVSDLEPSRIIEAKRLNLKYVSLAIFVSLLSMSVLYLLNQKPFFFNDL; this comes from the exons ATGTTGGATTTGCGAAAGGTTAAG GTTGCCAACTTGCCAAGCCACAAAAATTCAGATATGGCAACGGAAGACAATGATATTGGTGATATTAATGTGGAGAGTCCCTCAACTGGGATGCTAGAATTAGAGACTTTCATGAATGTTCTTACAAAAGTAGACTTGGACTTGGGGTTTTCTTCTGAGAAGTTAGTAAATCTCCATGTACTTTTGATAACCCTTTTGGCCCAGGAAAATGATCTTGAGGCAATGGCGGTGGGGAATAACTATGTCTCGGCAGATTTTATAGAAAAGGCATTGGTATTTAATCTGTCATCTGGCATTTTAGATTCTGAGGTAAGAGAGCTGGACAGTTTCATGGATAGTGCCGAAGCAGAAATTTTTGATGCCCATCAAAAAATATCTTCATGCAGACACTTGAGAGAAATATACACAACGATGGAAAAGAAGTTGCATGATTCTGAAGAATCCTTTATACAGTCTCGCAATCACATTTTGGAGATGAAGTTGCAGTCAGCTAAGTTGCAAAGAACTGCTCTTGCTTTCGCACATGATAACT GGAAAACTGATATTGACCCAGAATTATCGGAAACTGGTCTACTGTCAAATGTAAATGCTAAATCAAATCTGCAGATGGCTGGACAACAAAGACATATTCTAAGGATGCTGGAAAAATCACTTGCAAGAGAGCTAGATCTTGAGAAGAAATTAATTGAGTCAAGACAAGGTGAAGAAGAACTGAAACTAAAGCTACATTATAAGGAGCAGATAGCATTTCACATGGAAGAGGCTGCAGAAGTAGTTTGGGGAAGGTTTTTAGAGGCTGATAATTCTGCTGAGGTGCTTAGGGGAGTTTCAAAGGAATTGGTGGGTCAACTTCATCTTGTTCATTTTCATTTGAATAGTTTGATTCAAAGAGAAAACGATTTGAAATCTAAATTGCAAGATAGTATAGAAGAACTTAAAGGAAAAGAGACTGCTTTAGAGAAGCTCAAGAGTAGTAATGAAGAAAATAGTGCCAACAATGCTGAATTGTCTTCTTTGAGGGAAAAAGTGAAGTTTCTTGAGGAAAAGCTGAAAGCATCTGAGATCCAGCTGAAAGATGCAAATTCCACAAATAAATCAAGTCAAGAAAAACTTGCGGAAATGGAAAGTATAATTGACTCATTGAGAGAAAGCATTTACATGGCTGACACTAGGGCTGAAAGTGCAGAATTAAAGGTTGCAGAGTTAACGGGGTCGAATGTGGAAATTACAGAAGAGCTGAATTTTCTTAAAGGAAGTGCTAGTAAGGCAGAAAAGAAGGTGGGTGGTCTTGAGAAGCAGTTGAGGGAAGCAGAGATCCAGCTACAGCATGCAAAGCTATCCTCTGAAGCCAGTCAAGAGCAGCAGAATATGTTATATTCCGCAATTTGGGATATGGAAACTTTAATTGAAGATCTTAAATCAAAGGTTGCAAAAGCAGATAATAAGAATGAGAGTGCAGAATCTATTGCATTGTCTGAAACTAACCTAAAACTTAATAAAGAACTAAGTATTTTAAGGGCTAGAATGGGATACTTGGAGACATCTTTGGATCAAGTTAACACAGCAAAATTTGCACGTGCAAATGAAATTAATGTCAGGACTAAGTTCATTATGGATATGGTGATGCAACTAGCAGTTGAAAGGGAGCGCATCCAGAAGCAG CTGCATGCCTTAACAAAGGAGAATAAAGTTTTGACTGAAAAGTTATGCAAAACCATGGTGTGCAATAACGAAGATGGTGATTCCAATGCTTCTTGTGCAAAatcatccttgcaaacagtggcTGAATCCCTGGGTAACAGTTATCAG GTGGATGAATCGTCACAAGATCCTGTCCCGTGTGACAATAGTGTGAAGGACTCCGTTTCTGTAAATAGTGATGCTAGTACAGTTTCCGATCTTGAGCCTTCAAGGATTATAGAGGCCAAGCGACTGAACCTAAAGTATGTCTCTCTGGCAATTTTTGTATCACTACTCTCAATGTCTGTTTTATATTTGCTTAACCAGAAACCATTCTTCTTCAATGATTTGTGA
- the LOC107429133 gene encoding WPP domain-interacting tail-anchored protein 2 isoform X3 produces MLDLRKVKVANLPSHKNSDMATEDNDIGDINVESPSTGMLELETFMNVLTKVDLDLGFSSEKLVNLHVLLITLLAQENDLEAMAVGNNYVSADFIEKALVFNLSSGILDSEVRELDSFMDSAEAEIFDAHQKISSCRHLREIYTTMEKKLHDSEESFIQSRNHILEMKLQSAKLQRTALAFAHDNWKTDIDPELSETGLLSNVNAKSNLQMAGQQRHILRMLEKSLARELDLEKKLIESRQGEEELKLKLHYKEQIAFHMEEAAEVVWGRFLEADNSAEVLRGVSKELVGQLHLVHFHLNSLIQRENDLKSKLQDSIEELKGKETALEKLKSSNEENSANNAELSSLREKVKFLEEKLKASEIQLKDANSTNKSSQEKLAEMESIIDSLRESIYMADTRAESAELKVAELTGSNVEITEELNFLKGSASKAEKKVGGLEKQLREAEIQLQHAKLSSEASQEQQNMLYSAIWDMETLIEDLKSKVAKADNKNESAESIALSETNLKLNKELSILRARMGYLETSLDQVNTAKFARANEINVRTKFIMDMVMQLAVERERIQKQLHALTKENKVLTEKLCKTMVCNNEDGDSNASCAKSSLQTVAESLGNSYQAAGG; encoded by the exons ATGTTGGATTTGCGAAAGGTTAAG GTTGCCAACTTGCCAAGCCACAAAAATTCAGATATGGCAACGGAAGACAATGATATTGGTGATATTAATGTGGAGAGTCCCTCAACTGGGATGCTAGAATTAGAGACTTTCATGAATGTTCTTACAAAAGTAGACTTGGACTTGGGGTTTTCTTCTGAGAAGTTAGTAAATCTCCATGTACTTTTGATAACCCTTTTGGCCCAGGAAAATGATCTTGAGGCAATGGCGGTGGGGAATAACTATGTCTCGGCAGATTTTATAGAAAAGGCATTGGTATTTAATCTGTCATCTGGCATTTTAGATTCTGAGGTAAGAGAGCTGGACAGTTTCATGGATAGTGCCGAAGCAGAAATTTTTGATGCCCATCAAAAAATATCTTCATGCAGACACTTGAGAGAAATATACACAACGATGGAAAAGAAGTTGCATGATTCTGAAGAATCCTTTATACAGTCTCGCAATCACATTTTGGAGATGAAGTTGCAGTCAGCTAAGTTGCAAAGAACTGCTCTTGCTTTCGCACATGATAACT GGAAAACTGATATTGACCCAGAATTATCGGAAACTGGTCTACTGTCAAATGTAAATGCTAAATCAAATCTGCAGATGGCTGGACAACAAAGACATATTCTAAGGATGCTGGAAAAATCACTTGCAAGAGAGCTAGATCTTGAGAAGAAATTAATTGAGTCAAGACAAGGTGAAGAAGAACTGAAACTAAAGCTACATTATAAGGAGCAGATAGCATTTCACATGGAAGAGGCTGCAGAAGTAGTTTGGGGAAGGTTTTTAGAGGCTGATAATTCTGCTGAGGTGCTTAGGGGAGTTTCAAAGGAATTGGTGGGTCAACTTCATCTTGTTCATTTTCATTTGAATAGTTTGATTCAAAGAGAAAACGATTTGAAATCTAAATTGCAAGATAGTATAGAAGAACTTAAAGGAAAAGAGACTGCTTTAGAGAAGCTCAAGAGTAGTAATGAAGAAAATAGTGCCAACAATGCTGAATTGTCTTCTTTGAGGGAAAAAGTGAAGTTTCTTGAGGAAAAGCTGAAAGCATCTGAGATCCAGCTGAAAGATGCAAATTCCACAAATAAATCAAGTCAAGAAAAACTTGCGGAAATGGAAAGTATAATTGACTCATTGAGAGAAAGCATTTACATGGCTGACACTAGGGCTGAAAGTGCAGAATTAAAGGTTGCAGAGTTAACGGGGTCGAATGTGGAAATTACAGAAGAGCTGAATTTTCTTAAAGGAAGTGCTAGTAAGGCAGAAAAGAAGGTGGGTGGTCTTGAGAAGCAGTTGAGGGAAGCAGAGATCCAGCTACAGCATGCAAAGCTATCCTCTGAAGCCAGTCAAGAGCAGCAGAATATGTTATATTCCGCAATTTGGGATATGGAAACTTTAATTGAAGATCTTAAATCAAAGGTTGCAAAAGCAGATAATAAGAATGAGAGTGCAGAATCTATTGCATTGTCTGAAACTAACCTAAAACTTAATAAAGAACTAAGTATTTTAAGGGCTAGAATGGGATACTTGGAGACATCTTTGGATCAAGTTAACACAGCAAAATTTGCACGTGCAAATGAAATTAATGTCAGGACTAAGTTCATTATGGATATGGTGATGCAACTAGCAGTTGAAAGGGAGCGCATCCAGAAGCAG CTGCATGCCTTAACAAAGGAGAATAAAGTTTTGACTGAAAAGTTATGCAAAACCATGGTGTGCAATAACGAAGATGGTGATTCCAATGCTTCTTGTGCAAAatcatccttgcaaacagtggcTGAATCCCTGGGTAACAGTTATCAGGCAG CAGGTGGATGA
- the LOC107429133 gene encoding WPP domain-interacting tail-anchored protein 2 isoform X4: MLDLRKVKVANLPSHKNSDMATEDNDIGDINVESPSTGMLELETFMNVLTKVDLDLGFSSEKLVNLHVLLITLLAQENDLEAMAVGNNYVSADFIEKALVFNLSSGILDSEVRELDSFMDSAEAEIFDAHQKISSCRHLREIYTTMEKKLHDSEESFIQSRNHILEMKLQSAKLQRTALAFAHDNWKTDIDPELSETGLLSNVNAKSNLQMAGQQRHILRMLEKSLARELDLEKKLIESRQGEEELKLKLHYKEQIAFHMEEAAEVVWGRFLEADNSAEVLRGVSKELVGQLHLVHFHLNSLIQRENDLKSKLQDSIEELKGKETALEKLKSSNEENSANNAELSSLREKVKFLEEKLKASEIQLKDANSTNKSSQEKLAEMESIIDSLRESIYMADTRAESAELKVAELTGSNVEITEELNFLKGSASKAEKKVGGLEKQLREAEIQLQHAKLSSEASQEQQNMLYSAIWDMETLIEDLKSKVAKADNKNESAESIALSETNLKLNKELSILRARMGYLETSLDQVNTAKFARANEINVRTKFIMDMVMQLAVERERIQKQLHALTKENKVLTEKLCKTMVCNNEDGDSNASCAKSSLQTVAESLGNSYQAGG, translated from the exons ATGTTGGATTTGCGAAAGGTTAAG GTTGCCAACTTGCCAAGCCACAAAAATTCAGATATGGCAACGGAAGACAATGATATTGGTGATATTAATGTGGAGAGTCCCTCAACTGGGATGCTAGAATTAGAGACTTTCATGAATGTTCTTACAAAAGTAGACTTGGACTTGGGGTTTTCTTCTGAGAAGTTAGTAAATCTCCATGTACTTTTGATAACCCTTTTGGCCCAGGAAAATGATCTTGAGGCAATGGCGGTGGGGAATAACTATGTCTCGGCAGATTTTATAGAAAAGGCATTGGTATTTAATCTGTCATCTGGCATTTTAGATTCTGAGGTAAGAGAGCTGGACAGTTTCATGGATAGTGCCGAAGCAGAAATTTTTGATGCCCATCAAAAAATATCTTCATGCAGACACTTGAGAGAAATATACACAACGATGGAAAAGAAGTTGCATGATTCTGAAGAATCCTTTATACAGTCTCGCAATCACATTTTGGAGATGAAGTTGCAGTCAGCTAAGTTGCAAAGAACTGCTCTTGCTTTCGCACATGATAACT GGAAAACTGATATTGACCCAGAATTATCGGAAACTGGTCTACTGTCAAATGTAAATGCTAAATCAAATCTGCAGATGGCTGGACAACAAAGACATATTCTAAGGATGCTGGAAAAATCACTTGCAAGAGAGCTAGATCTTGAGAAGAAATTAATTGAGTCAAGACAAGGTGAAGAAGAACTGAAACTAAAGCTACATTATAAGGAGCAGATAGCATTTCACATGGAAGAGGCTGCAGAAGTAGTTTGGGGAAGGTTTTTAGAGGCTGATAATTCTGCTGAGGTGCTTAGGGGAGTTTCAAAGGAATTGGTGGGTCAACTTCATCTTGTTCATTTTCATTTGAATAGTTTGATTCAAAGAGAAAACGATTTGAAATCTAAATTGCAAGATAGTATAGAAGAACTTAAAGGAAAAGAGACTGCTTTAGAGAAGCTCAAGAGTAGTAATGAAGAAAATAGTGCCAACAATGCTGAATTGTCTTCTTTGAGGGAAAAAGTGAAGTTTCTTGAGGAAAAGCTGAAAGCATCTGAGATCCAGCTGAAAGATGCAAATTCCACAAATAAATCAAGTCAAGAAAAACTTGCGGAAATGGAAAGTATAATTGACTCATTGAGAGAAAGCATTTACATGGCTGACACTAGGGCTGAAAGTGCAGAATTAAAGGTTGCAGAGTTAACGGGGTCGAATGTGGAAATTACAGAAGAGCTGAATTTTCTTAAAGGAAGTGCTAGTAAGGCAGAAAAGAAGGTGGGTGGTCTTGAGAAGCAGTTGAGGGAAGCAGAGATCCAGCTACAGCATGCAAAGCTATCCTCTGAAGCCAGTCAAGAGCAGCAGAATATGTTATATTCCGCAATTTGGGATATGGAAACTTTAATTGAAGATCTTAAATCAAAGGTTGCAAAAGCAGATAATAAGAATGAGAGTGCAGAATCTATTGCATTGTCTGAAACTAACCTAAAACTTAATAAAGAACTAAGTATTTTAAGGGCTAGAATGGGATACTTGGAGACATCTTTGGATCAAGTTAACACAGCAAAATTTGCACGTGCAAATGAAATTAATGTCAGGACTAAGTTCATTATGGATATGGTGATGCAACTAGCAGTTGAAAGGGAGCGCATCCAGAAGCAG CTGCATGCCTTAACAAAGGAGAATAAAGTTTTGACTGAAAAGTTATGCAAAACCATGGTGTGCAATAACGAAGATGGTGATTCCAATGCTTCTTGTGCAAAatcatccttgcaaacagtggcTGAATCCCTGGGTAACAGTTATCAGGCAG GTGGATGA
- the LOC107429133 gene encoding WPP domain-interacting tail-anchored protein 2 isoform X2, translated as MATEDNDIGDINVESPSTGMLELETFMNVLTKVDLDLGFSSEKLVNLHVLLITLLAQENDLEAMAVGNNYVSADFIEKALVFNLSSGILDSEVRELDSFMDSAEAEIFDAHQKISSCRHLREIYTTMEKKLHDSEESFIQSRNHILEMKLQSAKLQRTALAFAHDNWKTDIDPELSETGLLSNVNAKSNLQMAGQQRHILRMLEKSLARELDLEKKLIESRQGEEELKLKLHYKEQIAFHMEEAAEVVWGRFLEADNSAEVLRGVSKELVGQLHLVHFHLNSLIQRENDLKSKLQDSIEELKGKETALEKLKSSNEENSANNAELSSLREKVKFLEEKLKASEIQLKDANSTNKSSQEKLAEMESIIDSLRESIYMADTRAESAELKVAELTGSNVEITEELNFLKGSASKAEKKVGGLEKQLREAEIQLQHAKLSSEASQEQQNMLYSAIWDMETLIEDLKSKVAKADNKNESAESIALSETNLKLNKELSILRARMGYLETSLDQVNTAKFARANEINVRTKFIMDMVMQLAVERERIQKQLHALTKENKVLTEKLCKTMVCNNEDGDSNASCAKSSLQTVAESLGNSYQVDESSQDPVPCDNSVKDSVSVNSDASTVSDLEPSRIIEAKRLNLKYVSLAIFVSLLSMSVLYLLNQKPFFFNDL; from the exons ATGGCAACGGAAGACAATGATATTGGTGATATTAATGTGGAGAGTCCCTCAACTGGGATGCTAGAATTAGAGACTTTCATGAATGTTCTTACAAAAGTAGACTTGGACTTGGGGTTTTCTTCTGAGAAGTTAGTAAATCTCCATGTACTTTTGATAACCCTTTTGGCCCAGGAAAATGATCTTGAGGCAATGGCGGTGGGGAATAACTATGTCTCGGCAGATTTTATAGAAAAGGCATTGGTATTTAATCTGTCATCTGGCATTTTAGATTCTGAGGTAAGAGAGCTGGACAGTTTCATGGATAGTGCCGAAGCAGAAATTTTTGATGCCCATCAAAAAATATCTTCATGCAGACACTTGAGAGAAATATACACAACGATGGAAAAGAAGTTGCATGATTCTGAAGAATCCTTTATACAGTCTCGCAATCACATTTTGGAGATGAAGTTGCAGTCAGCTAAGTTGCAAAGAACTGCTCTTGCTTTCGCACATGATAACT GGAAAACTGATATTGACCCAGAATTATCGGAAACTGGTCTACTGTCAAATGTAAATGCTAAATCAAATCTGCAGATGGCTGGACAACAAAGACATATTCTAAGGATGCTGGAAAAATCACTTGCAAGAGAGCTAGATCTTGAGAAGAAATTAATTGAGTCAAGACAAGGTGAAGAAGAACTGAAACTAAAGCTACATTATAAGGAGCAGATAGCATTTCACATGGAAGAGGCTGCAGAAGTAGTTTGGGGAAGGTTTTTAGAGGCTGATAATTCTGCTGAGGTGCTTAGGGGAGTTTCAAAGGAATTGGTGGGTCAACTTCATCTTGTTCATTTTCATTTGAATAGTTTGATTCAAAGAGAAAACGATTTGAAATCTAAATTGCAAGATAGTATAGAAGAACTTAAAGGAAAAGAGACTGCTTTAGAGAAGCTCAAGAGTAGTAATGAAGAAAATAGTGCCAACAATGCTGAATTGTCTTCTTTGAGGGAAAAAGTGAAGTTTCTTGAGGAAAAGCTGAAAGCATCTGAGATCCAGCTGAAAGATGCAAATTCCACAAATAAATCAAGTCAAGAAAAACTTGCGGAAATGGAAAGTATAATTGACTCATTGAGAGAAAGCATTTACATGGCTGACACTAGGGCTGAAAGTGCAGAATTAAAGGTTGCAGAGTTAACGGGGTCGAATGTGGAAATTACAGAAGAGCTGAATTTTCTTAAAGGAAGTGCTAGTAAGGCAGAAAAGAAGGTGGGTGGTCTTGAGAAGCAGTTGAGGGAAGCAGAGATCCAGCTACAGCATGCAAAGCTATCCTCTGAAGCCAGTCAAGAGCAGCAGAATATGTTATATTCCGCAATTTGGGATATGGAAACTTTAATTGAAGATCTTAAATCAAAGGTTGCAAAAGCAGATAATAAGAATGAGAGTGCAGAATCTATTGCATTGTCTGAAACTAACCTAAAACTTAATAAAGAACTAAGTATTTTAAGGGCTAGAATGGGATACTTGGAGACATCTTTGGATCAAGTTAACACAGCAAAATTTGCACGTGCAAATGAAATTAATGTCAGGACTAAGTTCATTATGGATATGGTGATGCAACTAGCAGTTGAAAGGGAGCGCATCCAGAAGCAG CTGCATGCCTTAACAAAGGAGAATAAAGTTTTGACTGAAAAGTTATGCAAAACCATGGTGTGCAATAACGAAGATGGTGATTCCAATGCTTCTTGTGCAAAatcatccttgcaaacagtggcTGAATCCCTGGGTAACAGTTATCAG GTGGATGAATCGTCACAAGATCCTGTCCCGTGTGACAATAGTGTGAAGGACTCCGTTTCTGTAAATAGTGATGCTAGTACAGTTTCCGATCTTGAGCCTTCAAGGATTATAGAGGCCAAGCGACTGAACCTAAAGTATGTCTCTCTGGCAATTTTTGTATCACTACTCTCAATGTCTGTTTTATATTTGCTTAACCAGAAACCATTCTTCTTCAATGATTTGTGA